One stretch of Halobaculum marinum DNA includes these proteins:
- a CDS encoding geranylgeranyl reductase family protein — protein MTAAANSYDIVVVGAGTAGAFAASTAAREGLDAVILERKPEEEAGHIACGDAIKGKSTFPDVMDLDYLREESFTNQNIRRAVFENPKTGEELDVPFGQAGAVLDRKRYGEVILEETERAGADIHYDTVVQDVLQDDDGTVTGVRAKRNGDVVTYEATLTVDAAGALSILQDKGDFRDASFDTNVSYTQFCSAYREVVEVPEPVDYDDAIVFKPTEELGYLWYFPRTSTEINAGLGFQMTEPPMKLVEVLKRDMQRRPEFDGATVKDKLGAALPTRRPYDSAVADGFVAVGDAAGHVNPTTGGGIPGAARSAHWAIKRAVDAVVEGDVTEERIWRYNHDVMTDFGKRFAAMDVYNIWGTAHDVDELTDIVAALPGQQLLNAMTKGETSMSLRLKLRTLVETYGHWDTLWELYKVRDIAGEIKDHYARYPERPGAFAGWQEQRDALLDDLYAVSGADPKY, from the coding sequence ATGACTGCGGCAGCGAACTCGTACGACATCGTCGTCGTCGGCGCCGGGACGGCGGGCGCCTTCGCGGCGTCGACGGCCGCCCGAGAGGGCCTCGACGCCGTAATCCTCGAGCGAAAGCCCGAGGAAGAGGCCGGCCACATCGCCTGTGGCGACGCGATCAAAGGGAAGTCGACGTTCCCGGACGTCATGGACCTCGACTACCTCCGCGAGGAGTCGTTCACCAACCAGAACATCCGTCGGGCAGTGTTCGAGAACCCGAAGACCGGCGAGGAACTCGACGTCCCGTTCGGGCAGGCGGGCGCGGTGCTCGACCGCAAGCGCTACGGCGAGGTGATCCTCGAGGAGACCGAGCGCGCTGGCGCCGACATCCACTACGACACCGTCGTCCAGGACGTGCTCCAGGACGACGACGGCACCGTGACCGGCGTGCGCGCGAAGCGGAACGGCGACGTGGTGACCTACGAGGCCACGCTCACCGTCGACGCAGCCGGCGCGCTGTCCATCCTCCAGGACAAGGGCGACTTCCGCGACGCCTCCTTCGACACGAACGTCTCGTACACGCAGTTCTGCTCGGCGTACCGCGAGGTCGTCGAGGTGCCCGAACCGGTCGACTACGACGACGCCATCGTGTTCAAGCCGACCGAGGAACTGGGCTACCTCTGGTACTTCCCGCGCACGTCGACGGAGATCAACGCCGGGCTCGGCTTCCAGATGACCGAGCCGCCGATGAAGCTCGTCGAGGTGCTCAAACGCGACATGCAGCGGCGCCCCGAGTTCGACGGCGCCACGGTGAAGGACAAACTCGGCGCCGCGCTCCCGACGCGCCGCCCGTACGACTCGGCGGTCGCGGACGGCTTCGTCGCCGTCGGCGACGCGGCGGGCCACGTCAACCCCACCACCGGTGGGGGCATCCCCGGCGCCGCGCGGTCGGCCCACTGGGCGATCAAGCGCGCGGTCGACGCCGTCGTCGAGGGCGACGTGACCGAAGAGCGCATCTGGCGCTACAACCACGACGTGATGACCGACTTCGGCAAGCGCTTCGCCGCGATGGACGTGTACAACATCTGGGGCACCGCCCACGACGTCGACGAGTTGACCGACATCGTCGCCGCCCTGCCGGGCCAGCAGCTACTCAACGCGATGACGAAGGGTGAGACGTCGATGAGTCTGCGCCTGAAGCTCCGGACCCTCGTCGAGACGTACGGCCACTGGGACACCCTCTGGGAACTGTACAAGGTGCGCGACATCGCCGGCGAGATTAAAGACCACTACGCGCGCTACCCCGAGCGCCCCGGCGCGTTCGCCGGCTGGCAAGAACAGCGCGACGCCCTGCTCGACGACCTGTACGCCGTCTCGGGCGCCGACCCGAAGTACTGA
- a CDS encoding DUF373 family protein translates to MILVLPVDLDDDLGRKTGVRTPVIGRDAVEEAAVKLATADPEDSDVNVLFQAINAYEDLLADPTVDEEVAVAAVTGVNEGDVKANRAVGEEVDTVLAALSTGEEVRAIVITDGAQDESVLPVIRSRVPLDGVRRVVVRQAQDLESIYYTMKQVLSDPETRGTILIPLGVLLLVYPFVVIAGMLDLPGAVVFGALSTLLGLYSLFQGLGLEETIDGTAERVRNSLYAGRVTIVTYLVAATLLVIGGVQGVETLQAVNSGDFSITQQAAVFVHAAVQWAAAAGITSSLGQVTDEYLAERFRWRYLNAPFYVVAIAIVLYGLSGYFLPRVPAAGLAPLTLTDLAVALTAGTLLGVLSTLTFAVAESRLSDGGGDGEAGVV, encoded by the coding sequence ATGATCCTCGTCCTCCCCGTGGACCTCGACGACGACCTCGGTCGCAAGACTGGCGTCCGCACGCCGGTCATCGGCCGAGACGCCGTCGAGGAGGCGGCGGTGAAACTCGCGACCGCCGACCCCGAGGACTCCGACGTGAACGTGCTGTTTCAGGCGATCAACGCCTACGAAGACCTGCTGGCCGACCCGACGGTCGACGAGGAGGTGGCCGTCGCCGCCGTCACCGGCGTCAACGAGGGCGACGTGAAGGCAAATCGCGCGGTCGGCGAGGAGGTCGACACCGTGCTCGCGGCACTGTCGACCGGCGAGGAGGTGCGCGCCATCGTCATCACCGACGGCGCACAAGACGAGTCGGTCCTGCCGGTGATCCGCTCGCGCGTCCCCCTCGACGGCGTCCGTCGGGTCGTCGTTCGGCAGGCACAGGACTTGGAGTCCATCTACTACACGATGAAGCAGGTGCTGTCGGACCCCGAGACGCGCGGCACCATCCTCATCCCACTGGGGGTGCTCCTGCTCGTGTACCCGTTCGTCGTCATCGCCGGGATGCTCGACCTCCCCGGTGCGGTCGTGTTCGGGGCGCTGTCTACGCTGCTCGGCCTCTACTCGCTGTTCCAGGGGCTCGGACTGGAGGAGACGATCGACGGCACCGCCGAGCGCGTCCGCAACAGCCTGTACGCCGGTCGCGTCACCATCGTCACGTACCTCGTCGCGGCGACGTTGCTCGTGATCGGCGGCGTGCAAGGTGTCGAGACGCTCCAGGCCGTGAACAGCGGGGACTTCTCGATCACCCAGCAGGCCGCAGTGTTCGTCCACGCGGCGGTCCAGTGGGCCGCCGCCGCCGGCATCACCTCCTCGCTGGGACAGGTGACCGACGAGTACCTCGCCGAGCGGTTCCGGTGGCGCTACCTCAACGCCCCGTTCTACGTGGTCGCGATCGCCATCGTGCTGTACGGCCTGTCGGGGTACTTCCTCCCGCGCGTCCCTGCGGCGGGACTGGCGCCGCTCACGCTGACGGACCTGGCGGTGGCGCTCACCGCCGGCACCCTGCTTGGCGTGCTCTCGACGTTGACGTTCGCCGTCGCGGAGTCGCGACTGTCGGACGGCGGCGGCGACGGTGAGGCGGGCGTGGTCTGA
- a CDS encoding zinc ribbon domain-containing protein produces the protein MRVPRLTGPSGPKRPWLAAVLALVVTGLGHAYLRRWLRGFGWFAATFAAVVLLVPPEVVEAMGTGAPIDDPTSALPPAFVVVASAVDAYLLARRTNTQAAARHASDAGAVAANAPAHGGDPEAGAAACPNCGQDLDPELDFCPWCTTELSRPGPNGPDPDGSDR, from the coding sequence ATGAGGGTTCCCCGGCTCACCGGCCCGAGCGGTCCGAAGCGACCGTGGCTCGCGGCCGTGCTGGCGCTCGTCGTCACCGGCCTCGGCCACGCGTACCTCCGCCGGTGGCTCCGCGGGTTCGGCTGGTTCGCCGCGACGTTCGCCGCGGTCGTGTTGCTGGTGCCGCCCGAAGTCGTCGAGGCGATGGGCACGGGCGCGCCCATCGACGATCCGACGTCGGCGTTGCCGCCGGCGTTCGTCGTCGTCGCCAGCGCCGTCGACGCGTACCTGCTGGCGCGGCGCACGAACACGCAGGCTGCGGCGCGGCACGCGAGCGACGCGGGGGCGGTGGCCGCGAACGCGCCCGCCCACGGAGGCGACCCCGAGGCGGGCGCCGCCGCGTGCCCGAACTGCGGACAGGACCTGGACCCGGAGTTGGACTTCTGCCCGTGGTGTACCACGGAACTGTCGCGGCCGGGGCCGAACGGCCCGGACCCTGACGGCTCCGACCGGTAG
- a CDS encoding DsbA family oxidoreductase — translation MSTDEAAESTDPSDGEPIAVYSDFVCPFCYLGRASLRQYRDDRGDRDLTDVDVEWRFFDLRGHKRGPDGEIRDDVDDGKDEDYYDQVRENVVRLKDEYDADAMLDFDDVHDADSWDAQQTALYVKQTYGAETFRDFYDAVLEAHWEDGREIDDHDTLVAIAESVGVDGDEVREAVADETLAEELEAQFEEARRRGVTGVPTFVSDGHAARGAVPPEHLQRLVEGA, via the coding sequence ATGAGTACCGACGAAGCCGCCGAGAGCACCGACCCGAGCGACGGAGAACCGATCGCCGTCTACTCCGACTTCGTCTGCCCGTTCTGTTACCTCGGGCGGGCCTCGCTGCGACAGTACCGCGACGACCGCGGCGACCGCGACCTCACCGACGTGGACGTGGAGTGGCGCTTCTTCGACCTCCGCGGACACAAGCGCGGCCCCGACGGCGAGATTCGCGACGACGTCGACGACGGAAAAGACGAGGACTACTACGACCAGGTGCGCGAGAACGTCGTCCGCCTCAAAGACGAGTACGACGCCGACGCGATGCTCGACTTCGACGACGTCCACGACGCCGACTCGTGGGACGCCCAGCAGACTGCGCTGTACGTGAAGCAGACGTACGGCGCCGAGACGTTCCGCGACTTCTACGACGCGGTGCTGGAAGCCCACTGGGAGGACGGGCGCGAAATCGACGACCACGACACGCTCGTCGCCATCGCCGAGTCCGTCGGCGTCGACGGCGACGAGGTGCGCGAAGCAGTCGCCGACGAGACGCTCGCCGAGGAGTTGGAGGCGCAGTTCGAGGAGGCGCGCCGCCGCGGCGTCACGGGCGTCCCGACGTTCGTCTCCGACGGCCACGCCGCTCGCGGTGCCGTCCCGCCGGAACACCTCCAGCGACTCGTCGAGGGCGCCTGA
- a CDS encoding MarR family transcriptional regulator, producing MSDDATDGDDLGVLRHKREATRYRILVEIAERQPAVSQREIADAIGVTAQAVSEHLGDLAEGGLVDREGRGRYRVTKEGVDRLISQTDELREYLDHVTGDVLGDVEVETALADGAVAEGDRVALSMREGVLHAAAVDGDAADATGGAATAVAVTGAADGADVGVTEFDGVVDYDLGAVTAVVVPAVRDGGSASVDAERLREAAKAADLVVAAGTEALAAVRRIGREPDLRFGTVDAVREAAMRGQNVLLVVVAGELSAHTEPLRETAVAVDVLQATANR from the coding sequence GTGAGCGACGACGCCACGGACGGCGACGACCTCGGGGTCCTCAGACACAAACGCGAGGCCACCCGCTACCGGATCCTCGTCGAGATCGCCGAGCGCCAACCGGCGGTGAGCCAGCGCGAGATCGCAGACGCCATCGGCGTCACCGCGCAGGCCGTCTCCGAACACCTCGGCGACCTCGCCGAGGGCGGCCTCGTCGACCGCGAGGGACGCGGGCGCTACCGCGTCACGAAAGAGGGAGTCGACCGGCTCATCTCCCAGACCGACGAGTTGCGGGAGTACCTCGACCACGTCACCGGCGACGTGCTCGGCGACGTGGAGGTGGAGACCGCCCTCGCCGACGGCGCCGTCGCCGAGGGCGACCGCGTGGCACTGTCGATGCGCGAGGGCGTCCTCCACGCCGCCGCCGTCGACGGCGACGCAGCAGACGCGACCGGCGGCGCTGCGACCGCGGTCGCGGTGACCGGCGCCGCCGACGGCGCAGACGTCGGCGTGACAGAGTTCGACGGCGTCGTCGACTACGACCTCGGCGCCGTCACCGCCGTCGTCGTCCCGGCAGTCCGCGACGGGGGGAGCGCGTCCGTCGACGCCGAGCGACTCCGCGAGGCCGCCAAAGCGGCCGACCTCGTCGTCGCCGCGGGCACCGAGGCGCTCGCCGCCGTCCGCCGGATCGGTCGCGAACCGGACCTCCGCTTCGGCACCGTCGACGCCGTCCGGGAGGCGGCCATGCGTGGCCAGAACGTCCTCCTCGTCGTCGTCGCCGGCGAACTCTCCGCACACACCGAACCCCTGCGCGAGACCGCCGTCGCCGTCGACGTGCTCCAGGCGACCGCGAACCGGTGA
- a CDS encoding SDR family NAD(P)-dependent oxidoreductase, whose amino-acid sequence MSAPADRFSLAGDVAVITGASSGIGRAIAEQFAADGADVVVCSREQENVDPVADGVNEAAEAADGDHGRCLAVECDVTDRDAVDALVEATVEEFGGLDVLVNNAGASFMAGFEDISENGWKTIVDINLHGTFHCAQAAGEHLADGDGGAIVNLASVAGQRAAQYMSHYGAAKAGVINLTETLALEWAGRDVRVNCIAPGFVATPGVETQMGVSADEVERGDVDRRIGTSEEIADVARFLASDAASYMTGETVAAQGVPQGEQLPNQ is encoded by the coding sequence GTGAGCGCACCCGCCGACCGCTTCTCGCTCGCCGGCGACGTCGCCGTGATCACCGGCGCCTCAAGCGGCATCGGTCGCGCCATCGCCGAGCAGTTCGCCGCCGACGGCGCCGACGTGGTCGTCTGTTCGCGCGAGCAGGAGAACGTCGACCCGGTCGCCGACGGGGTCAACGAAGCTGCGGAGGCGGCCGACGGCGACCACGGTCGCTGTCTCGCGGTGGAGTGCGACGTGACCGACCGCGACGCCGTCGACGCGCTCGTCGAGGCGACCGTCGAGGAGTTCGGCGGCCTCGACGTGCTGGTCAACAACGCGGGCGCATCGTTCATGGCCGGCTTCGAGGACATCTCCGAGAACGGCTGGAAGACCATCGTCGACATCAACCTCCACGGTACGTTCCACTGCGCGCAGGCGGCGGGTGAGCACCTCGCAGACGGCGACGGCGGCGCCATCGTCAACCTCGCCAGCGTCGCCGGCCAGCGGGCGGCCCAGTACATGAGTCACTACGGCGCGGCGAAGGCAGGCGTGATCAACCTCACCGAGACGCTCGCGTTGGAGTGGGCCGGGCGCGACGTGCGCGTCAACTGCATCGCTCCGGGCTTCGTCGCGACGCCGGGCGTCGAGACGCAGATGGGCGTCTCCGCGGACGAGGTCGAGCGCGGGGACGTGGACCGTCGGATCGGGACGAGCGAGGAGATTGCAGACGTCGCCCGGTTCCTCGCGAGCGACGCGGCCAGCTACATGACCGGCGAGACGGTTGCGGCGCAGGGCGTACCGCAGGGTGAGCAACTACCGAATCAGTAA
- a CDS encoding 3-hydroxyacyl-CoA dehydrogenase, whose amino-acid sequence MATDGISHVTVLGAGNMGHGIAEVAALAGYDVTVRDVDEEAVSNGYENIEWSLGKLAESGRIDEDPATVLDRIDTTVDLSEAVADTDFVIEAAPEQLAIKHDVFGALDEHAPADAILATNTSSLSITEIAAAVESPERVVGTHFFNPPVRMALVEIVHGAETSTATAETAAALMESFGKTPIHVRKDVHGFVVNSVLGPFMQEPAWMVSAGEATIRGADATMVHERGYPMGPFELGDLTGIDIGYHVRQEAGLPVAPLVEEQVDAGDLGRKTGRGYYEYGEDAPGADYTEADAGDFDWFLVEARMANEAAKLVGDDVATADAVDTGMRLGAGFPEGPCLRADRHGLDEVLATLRERYEATGEDRFEPADYLVELVEAGHTGVDAGRGFFEYDEGGERVD is encoded by the coding sequence ATGGCGACCGACGGAATCTCGCACGTGACGGTGCTCGGCGCGGGCAACATGGGCCACGGCATCGCGGAGGTGGCCGCCCTCGCCGGCTACGACGTGACGGTGCGCGACGTCGACGAGGAGGCGGTGTCGAACGGCTACGAGAACATCGAGTGGAGCCTCGGGAAACTCGCCGAGTCTGGGCGGATCGACGAGGACCCGGCGACGGTCCTCGACCGGATCGACACGACGGTCGACCTCTCCGAGGCGGTCGCGGACACCGACTTCGTGATCGAGGCGGCGCCCGAGCAACTGGCGATCAAACACGACGTGTTCGGCGCCCTCGACGAGCACGCGCCCGCCGACGCGATCCTCGCGACGAACACCTCCAGCCTCTCGATCACCGAGATCGCGGCGGCGGTCGAGTCACCCGAGCGCGTCGTCGGCACCCACTTCTTCAACCCTCCCGTGCGTATGGCGCTCGTCGAAATCGTCCACGGCGCGGAGACGAGCACGGCGACCGCCGAGACCGCGGCGGCGCTGATGGAGTCGTTCGGGAAGACGCCGATCCACGTCCGCAAGGACGTCCACGGCTTCGTCGTCAACAGCGTGCTCGGACCGTTCATGCAGGAGCCGGCGTGGATGGTGTCCGCGGGCGAGGCGACGATCCGCGGCGCCGACGCGACGATGGTCCACGAGCGCGGCTACCCGATGGGGCCGTTCGAGTTGGGCGACCTCACCGGCATCGACATCGGCTACCACGTGCGACAGGAGGCGGGCCTCCCGGTCGCGCCACTCGTCGAGGAGCAGGTCGACGCCGGCGACCTCGGGCGCAAGACCGGGCGCGGCTACTACGAGTACGGCGAGGACGCCCCCGGCGCCGACTACACCGAGGCCGACGCCGGCGACTTCGACTGGTTCCTCGTGGAGGCGCGGATGGCGAACGAGGCGGCGAAGTTGGTGGGCGACGACGTGGCGACCGCCGACGCCGTCGACACCGGGATGCGCCTCGGCGCGGGCTTCCCCGAGGGACCGTGTCTGCGCGCGGACCGCCACGGCCTCGACGAGGTGCTGGCGACCCTCCGCGAGCGCTACGAGGCCACCGGCGAGGACCGCTTCGAACCGGCTGACTACCTGGTGGAACTGGTCGAGGCGGGCCACACCGGCGTCGACGCTGGACGCGGGTTCTTCGAGTACGACGAGGGCGGGGAGCGCGTAGACTGA
- a CDS encoding Lrp/AsnC family transcriptional regulator: MTDTTDDDRPDGGDDPPDWDFSERDVAILEEVAANPGISSRELARVLEAEYDIDVSHVTVSETLRKMRERGVFRDAIVPNEDYYVFGLFEFKFDPSHFAEEWRSAMEYIRDDPHTLLYFLSDGEYQWKSVMMFPTREAQSRWIHEFYKEHGAVVSNLRNHVVHNVLKFQTDPEIFRSLREE, from the coding sequence ATGACCGACACCACCGACGACGACCGACCAGACGGCGGCGACGACCCACCGGACTGGGACTTCTCCGAGCGCGACGTGGCGATCCTCGAGGAGGTCGCCGCGAACCCGGGCATCTCCTCGCGCGAACTGGCGCGCGTGCTCGAGGCGGAGTACGACATCGACGTGTCGCACGTCACCGTCAGCGAGACGCTCCGGAAGATGCGCGAGCGCGGCGTGTTCCGCGACGCCATCGTGCCGAACGAGGACTACTACGTGTTCGGCCTGTTCGAGTTCAAGTTCGACCCCTCCCACTTCGCCGAGGAGTGGCGCTCGGCGATGGAGTACATCCGCGACGACCCCCACACCCTGCTGTACTTCCTCTCGGACGGCGAGTACCAGTGGAAGTCGGTGATGATGTTCCCGACGCGCGAGGCGCAGTCGCGGTGGATCCACGAGTTCTACAAGGAGCACGGCGCGGTCGTCTCGAACCTCCGCAACCACGTCGTCCACAACGTCCTGAAGTTCCAGACGGACCCGGAGATATTCCGGAGTTTGCGCGAGGAGTAA
- a CDS encoding acyl-CoA dehydrogenase family protein: protein MAFHLSSEQEAIRDVVREFGDNEIRPVAREHDEEKAYPHDLVEQAAQYDLVAPTIPEEYGGAGMDLLTSAVVTEELWRADPGIGSAIGSRGFGTSMIRKFGDEWMCEEWLPKVAAGESATCSCISEPAHGSDVAGIETRAEKDGDEWVLNGDKMWITNGTIADVAVVMAKTTPGERHRGITAFLVETDRDGFEPTKIDNKLGIRASDLAEIRLDDVRVPEDHVIGAVDQGFYQLMNFFADGRTSVAAQAVGAAQGALEAAVEYAEEREQGGQPISEYQAVSHKVAEMATDVEAARSLTYRAASVVDEGNDDQLAAKFASMAKLFASEHAVDVADEGIQVHGGAGFVTDHPAERFYRDARITKIYEGTSEIQKNIISDQIF, encoded by the coding sequence ATGGCGTTCCACCTTTCGAGCGAACAGGAGGCGATCCGCGACGTGGTCAGGGAGTTCGGCGACAACGAGATCCGACCCGTCGCGCGCGAACACGACGAGGAGAAGGCGTACCCCCACGACCTCGTCGAGCAGGCGGCCCAGTACGACCTCGTCGCACCGACCATCCCCGAGGAGTACGGCGGCGCGGGGATGGACCTGCTCACGTCGGCGGTCGTGACGGAGGAACTGTGGCGTGCGGACCCGGGCATCGGGAGCGCCATCGGGTCGCGCGGCTTCGGCACCTCGATGATCCGGAAGTTCGGCGACGAGTGGATGTGCGAGGAGTGGCTGCCGAAGGTGGCGGCTGGCGAGTCGGCCACCTGCTCGTGCATCTCCGAACCGGCCCACGGCTCCGACGTGGCCGGCATCGAGACGCGCGCGGAGAAAGACGGCGACGAGTGGGTGCTCAACGGCGACAAGATGTGGATCACGAACGGCACGATCGCCGACGTGGCCGTCGTGATGGCGAAGACGACGCCCGGCGAGCGCCACCGCGGCATCACCGCGTTCCTCGTCGAGACGGACCGCGACGGCTTCGAGCCGACGAAGATCGACAACAAACTCGGCATCCGCGCGTCGGACCTGGCGGAGATCCGCCTCGACGACGTGCGCGTCCCCGAGGACCACGTCATCGGCGCCGTCGACCAGGGGTTCTACCAGTTGATGAACTTCTTCGCCGACGGGCGCACCTCCGTCGCCGCGCAGGCCGTCGGCGCCGCGCAGGGCGCGCTGGAGGCCGCCGTCGAGTACGCTGAGGAGCGCGAGCAGGGCGGCCAGCCGATCAGCGAGTACCAGGCGGTGTCGCACAAGGTCGCCGAGATGGCGACCGACGTGGAGGCGGCCCGCTCGCTCACCTACCGCGCGGCGTCCGTCGTCGACGAGGGGAACGACGACCAACTCGCCGCCAAGTTCGCGTCGATGGCGAAGCTGTTCGCCTCCGAGCACGCCGTCGACGTCGCCGACGAGGGGATCCAGGTGCACGGCGGCGCCGGCTTCGTCACCGACCACCCCGCCGAGCGGTTCTACCGCGACGCCCGGATCACGAAGATCTACGAGGGAACCTCGGAGATCCAGAAGAACATCATCTCCGACCAGATCTTCTGA
- a CDS encoding alpha/beta fold hydrolase: MVELDADHEAWTAAQSETTAVVDGRRLDVAYYEAGREHGGPPVVFLHGIPTWSYLWRGIAPAIAEERHVIAPDFPGYGNSQRSDDFDRSVRAQTSVLADLLAEEGYEHVDLVAHDIGGGVALRYAAARPQHVRKLVLSNAACFDSWPVEYINSLGVPGVVEGWDDEEFDAELDFLFAEGAYGDADPAFVAGMKAPWQREGGRTALARAAVATNTNDTTCIDYGAITAETLCLWGGDDVLQPLANAERLAEAVAGEVTVDPLSEAYHWVTHDRTDAYRERVAAFVAE, translated from the coding sequence ATGGTCGAACTCGACGCGGATCACGAGGCGTGGACGGCGGCGCAGTCGGAGACGACGGCTGTCGTCGACGGGCGCCGCCTCGACGTGGCGTACTACGAGGCGGGTCGCGAGCACGGCGGCCCACCGGTCGTCTTTCTCCACGGCATCCCGACGTGGTCGTACCTGTGGCGCGGCATCGCACCGGCCATCGCCGAGGAGCGCCACGTGATCGCTCCCGACTTCCCGGGGTACGGCAACTCCCAGCGCAGCGACGACTTCGACCGCTCTGTGCGCGCGCAGACGAGCGTGCTCGCGGACCTACTCGCCGAGGAGGGGTACGAGCACGTCGACCTCGTCGCCCACGACATCGGCGGCGGGGTCGCACTCCGCTACGCCGCCGCGCGCCCCCAGCACGTCCGCAAGCTCGTCCTCTCGAACGCGGCGTGCTTCGACTCCTGGCCGGTGGAGTACATCAACTCGCTCGGCGTCCCGGGCGTCGTCGAGGGGTGGGACGACGAGGAGTTCGACGCCGAACTCGACTTCCTGTTCGCGGAGGGCGCCTACGGCGACGCCGACCCGGCGTTCGTCGCCGGGATGAAGGCGCCCTGGCAGCGCGAGGGCGGCCGCACGGCGCTGGCCCGCGCGGCGGTCGCGACGAACACGAACGACACCACCTGCATCGACTACGGCGCCATCACCGCGGAGACGCTGTGTCTGTGGGGCGGCGACGACGTGCTCCAACCGCTCGCGAACGCCGAGCGACTGGCCGAGGCGGTCGCCGGCGAGGTGACGGTCGACCCGCTGTCGGAGGCGTACCACTGGGTCACCCACGACCGCACCGACGCGTACCGCGAGCGGGTGGCCGCGTTCGTGGCGGAGTAG
- a CDS encoding acyl-CoA dehydrogenase family protein produces MEYDDSEAARALAERTREFVEEEVIPVEREVLGDGPVSDEQLAALRETAREYDVFCPQIDEEWGGMGMAFRDVLPMFEQAGRSLLGAAACRVDAPDEGNMHTLELLGTDDQQERWLRPLVAGDISSGFSMTEPMQGGGSDPKMIQTSAEKDGDEWVIDGHKWWTTGGTEADVLIVMARTDPDAHPYEGTSLFLVPADTPGVNVVRDVPHVGGGVTGVGHAEIEYDGVRVPEENLLGNLNEGFSHAQQRLGPARLTHCMRFAGMAERALDVAKAYASERQAFGGPIADKQAIRHEVADAETELHAVRTMVRDAAERIDRGEEARLQVAMSKTFAANRVQDIVDTALQMCGGNGIGKDLPIADFYESVRQFRIIDGADEVHRRVIARDAFADVDESELANVTRYGEPSE; encoded by the coding sequence ATGGAGTACGACGACAGCGAGGCGGCGCGGGCGCTGGCCGAGCGAACCCGGGAGTTCGTCGAAGAGGAGGTGATTCCCGTCGAGCGCGAGGTGCTCGGCGACGGCCCCGTGAGCGACGAGCAGTTGGCGGCCCTCCGCGAGACGGCCCGCGAGTACGACGTATTCTGCCCGCAGATCGACGAGGAGTGGGGCGGGATGGGGATGGCGTTCCGCGACGTACTGCCGATGTTCGAGCAGGCGGGGCGCTCGCTGCTCGGCGCCGCGGCCTGTCGCGTCGACGCGCCCGACGAGGGGAACATGCACACCCTGGAGCTGCTCGGGACCGACGACCAGCAGGAGCGGTGGCTCCGCCCGCTCGTCGCCGGCGACATCTCATCGGGCTTCTCGATGACCGAACCGATGCAGGGTGGCGGATCGGATCCGAAGATGATCCAGACCAGCGCGGAGAAAGACGGTGACGAGTGGGTCATCGACGGCCACAAGTGGTGGACCACGGGCGGCACGGAGGCGGACGTGCTCATCGTGATGGCCCGCACCGATCCCGATGCCCACCCATACGAGGGCACCTCGCTGTTCCTCGTCCCCGCCGACACGCCGGGCGTCAACGTCGTCCGCGACGTGCCCCACGTCGGCGGCGGGGTGACCGGCGTCGGGCACGCCGAAATCGAGTACGACGGCGTGCGCGTGCCCGAGGAGAACCTCCTCGGGAATCTGAACGAGGGGTTCTCCCACGCCCAACAGCGTCTCGGCCCCGCTCGCTTGACCCACTGTATGCGCTTCGCGGGGATGGCAGAGCGCGCGCTCGACGTGGCGAAGGCGTACGCCAGCGAGCGGCAGGCGTTCGGCGGCCCCATCGCGGACAAGCAGGCGATCCGTCACGAGGTCGCCGACGCCGAGACCGAGTTACACGCCGTGCGGACGATGGTGCGCGACGCCGCCGAGCGCATCGACCGCGGCGAGGAGGCGCGCCTACAGGTGGCGATGAGCAAGACGTTCGCCGCTAACCGCGTCCAGGACATCGTCGACACCGCGCTCCAGATGTGTGGCGGCAACGGCATCGGGAAGGACCTCCCGATCGCCGACTTCTACGAGTCTGTCCGGCAGTTCCGCATCATCGACGGCGCCGACGAGGTCCACCGGCGCGTCATCGCCCGCGACGCCTTCGCCGACGTGGACGAGTCGGAGTTGGCGAACGTGACGCGCTACGGCGAGCCGAGCGAGTAG